The proteins below come from a single Neospora caninum Liverpool complete genome, chromosome IX genomic window:
- a CDS encoding srs domain-containing protein, translating to MAKGQTQKQFFSPISRCDQSYGTFFSRTPLQTALPNGAIVHPALLSSTSAAKVGKSREGSRCSRTRTVPFEYKMGVLPRVLLVIGISITLSSSRAPIAAAGTELSKTSAQTCDNTGGVTVQFPEAGRSVQFKCGSPFDTLVPSDPLYVFVAAAAPQGRNHLGLKGEQEVAEDITVAGHTKKLLRDLYKDATLDHGSGNDSGYTLQIPDTSRTEEGKTLKYFCKRGGKSVLDVAKDACPVTIRIPAKKQEPGTDDSSEDDPQQPENVLTCTAESGKQKATVSKANQTVQFSCDPPATSTLTPEAALKVFDNKDGACTKEVDLSTLVPQARRSEREGNGVYTVTFPQLPSEKQALCYSCSTTGGSGSLRTAACQIHIDVSAATAVSTTTHTTSNATSRVHAAISQAVVGILFVSVAGIACLS from the coding sequence ATGGCCAAAGGACAGACGCAGAAACAATTTTTCTCCCCGATTTCACGGTGCGATCAGTCTTATGggacgtttttttctcgcacTCCTTTACAAACAGCCCTACCCAATGGAGCTATAGTTCATCCTGCCCTCCTTTCGTCTACAAGCGCCGCCAAAGTTGGTAAAAGCAGAGAGGGTAGCCGCTGCAGCCGTACACGGACCGTACCGTTCGAATACAAAATGGGAGTCCTACCGAGAGTTTTGTTGGTTATTGGCATCAGCAtcactctctcttcctcgcgggcACCAATTGCAGCGGCGGGGACTGAACTTTCTAAGACGAGCGCGCAAACGTGTGACAACACTGGTGGAGTAACGGTTCAGTTTCCGGAAGCAGGACGGAGCGTCCAGTTCAAGTGCGGTTCCCCATTCGACACCTTGGTTCCTTCAGATCCCCTATACGTATTCGTGGCGGCCGCAGCCCCCCAAGGTCGTAACCACCTTGGTTTAaaaggagagcaggaagTAGCAGAGGACATCACCGTCGCGGGGCACACCAAAAAGCTCCTTCGCGATTTGTACAAAGACGCCACCCTTGATCATGGCAGTGGGAACGACTCAGGTTACACTCTTCAGATACCCGACACCTCCcgcacagaagaaggaaaaacctTAAAGTATTTTTGCAAGCGAGGCGGGAAGTCCGTGTTGGATGTCGCAAAGGACGCCTGTCCTGTTACGATTCGAATTCCGGCAAAGAAGCAGGAACCCGGTACCGACGATTCGTCTGAAGATGACCCGCAACAGCCAGAGAACGTCCTTACTTGCACAGCCGAGAGTgggaaacagaaagccaCCGTTTCCAAGGCGAATCAAACTGTTCAGTTCAGCTGCGATCCACCAGCGACATCCACTCTGACACCAGAAGCCGCACTCAAGGTTTTTGACAACAAAGATGGCGCCTGCACTAAAGAAGTCGATCTTTCAACACTTGTTCCCCAGGCAAGGCGCtccgagagggaaggaaacggcgtATACACGGTGACCTTTCCCCAGCTACCGTCCGAAAAGCAAGCTCTCTGTTACTCTTGTAGTACTACAGGCGGTTCCGGCTCTCTGCGCACGGCGGCATGCCAGATCCATATTGACGTATCAGCAGCAACCGCCGTGTCGACAACGACGCACACGACTTCAAATGCGACCtcacgtgtgcatgcagccattAGCCAGGCTGTAGTTGGAATCCTTTTCGTTAGCGTTGCCGGTATTGCGTGCCTTTCTTGA